A stretch of the Orcinus orca chromosome 1, mOrcOrc1.1, whole genome shotgun sequence genome encodes the following:
- the INSRR gene encoding insulin receptor-related protein, whose protein sequence is MAVASLRPWVACLLAILLSLGFSLDTREVCPSLDIRSEVAELRRLENCSVVEGHLQILLMFTATGEDFRGLSFPRLTQVTDYLLLFRVYGLESLRDLFPNLAVIRGARLFLGYALVIFEMPHLRDVGLPALGAVLSGAVRVEKNQELCHLSTIDWGLLQPSPGANHIVGNKLGEECADVCPGVLGATGEPCARTTFSGHTDYRCWTSSHCQRVCPCPRGLACTVRGECCHTECLGGCSRPEDPHACVACRHLYFQGACHRACPPGTYQHESWRCVTAEHCASLRSVPGRASTFGIHQGSCLAQCPPGFTRNDSSIFCHKCEGLCPKECKVGTKTIDSVQAAQDLVGCTHVEGSLILNLRQGYNLELELQRSLGLVETITGFLKIKHSFALVSLGFFKNLKLIRGDTMVDGNYTLYVLDNQNLQQLGSWVAAGLTIPVGKIYFAFNPRLCLEHIYRLEEVTGTKGRQNKAEINPRTNGDRAACQTRTLRFVSNVTEADRILLRWERFEPLEARDLLSFIVYYKESPFQNATEHVGPDACGAQSWNLLDVELPLSRTQEPGVTLAPLKPWTQYAVFVRAITLTTEEDSPHQGAQSPIIYLRTLPAAPTVPQDVISTSNSSSHLLVRWKPPTQRNGNITYYLVLWQRLAEDSDLYLNDYCHRGLRLPTSNNEPRFDREDGELEADREPGCCPCQHPPPGQVLPPLEAQEASFQKKFENFLHNAITIPKSPWKVTSINKSPQRDSGRHRRAAGALRLGGNSSDFEIQEDKVPRERAVLKGLRHFTEYRIDIHACNHAAHTVGCSAATFVFARTMPHREADGIPGKVAWEAASKSSVLLRWLEPPDPNGLILKYEIKYRRLGEVGTPGDTLTQPQFVPPSSSQPALLCCPQEATVLCVSRLRYAKFGGVHLALLPPGNYSARVRATSLAGNGSWTDGVAFYIPGPEEEDSGGLHVLLTVTPVGLMLLSILAALGFFYSKKRNSTLYTSVNPEYFSASHSRSGGGWTGGVGKGGRRGEEADFQTILEKAALGPEPFRREEKWVEVWQRAVRSPCDSHFLSVYIPDEWEVPREQISIIRELGQGSFGMVYEGLAQGLEVGEELTPVALKTVNELASPRERIEFLKEASVMKAFKCHHVVRLLGVVSQGQPTLVIMELMTRGDLKSHLRSLRPEAENNPGLPRPALGDMIQMAGEIADGMAYLAANKFVHRDLAARNCMVSQDFTVKIGDFGMTRDVYETDYYRKGGKGLLPVRWMAPESLKDGIFTTHSDVWSFGVVLWEIVTLAEQPYQGLSNEQVLKFVMDGGVLEELESCPVQLQELMHRCWQQNPRLRPTFTHILDSIQEELRPSFRLLSFYYSPECRGARASLLPTDAEPDSPPAPKGASSDFSPQNGGPGH, encoded by the exons ATGGCAGTGGCCAGTCTGCGGCCATGGGTGGCCTGCCTGCTTGCGATCCTCCTCTCCTTGGGATTTAGCCTGGACACTCGCGAGG TGTGCCCCAGCCTGGACATCCGCTCAGAGGTGGCAGAGCTGCGTCGACTGGAAAACTGCAGCGTGGTGGAGGGCCACCTGCAGATCCTGCTCATGTTCACGGCCACCGGCGAGGACTTCCGTGGCCTCAGCTTCCCACGCCTCACTCAGGTCACCGACTACCTGCTGCTCTTCCGTGTCTATGGCCTGGAGAGCCTGCGTGACCTCTTCCCCAACCTAGCGGTCATCCGCGGTGCCCGCCTCTTCCTGGGCTACGCGCTGGTCATCTTCGAGATGCCGCACCTGCGGGACGTGGGGCTGCCAGCGCTGGGGGCCGTGCTGAGTGGGGCCGTGCGCGTGGAGAAGAACCAGGAGCTCTGCCACCTCTCCACCATTGACTGGGGCCTGCTGCAGCCTTCACCTGGCGCCAACCATATTGTGGGCAACAAGCTGGGCGAGGAGTGTGCCGACGTGTGCCCTGGCGTGCTGGGCGCCACTGGCGAGCCCTGTGCCAGGACCACCTTCAGTGGGCACACCGACTACAGGTGCTGGACCTCCAGCCACTGCCAGAGAG TATGCCCCTGTCCCCGTGGGCTGGCCTGCACGGTTAGGGGTGAGTGCTGCCACACTGAATGCCTGGGAGGCTGCAGCCGGCCAGAAGACCCCCATGCCTGTGTCGCCTGCCGCCACCTCTACTTCCAGGGTGCCTGCCACAGGGCGTGCCCTCCAGGCACCTACCAGCATGAGTCCTGGCGCTGCGTCACGGCCGAGCACTGTGCCAGCCTGCGCTCTGTGCCTGGCCGCGCCTCCACCTTTGGCATCCACCAGGGTAGTTGCCTGGCCCAGTGCCCTCCAGGCTTCACCCGTAATGACAGCAG CATATTCTGCCACAAATGCGAGGGGCTATGCCCCAAAGAGTGCAAGGTGGGCACCAAGACCATCGACTCTGTCCAGGCAGCACAGGATCTGGTGGGCTGCACCCACGTGGAAGGGAGCCTCATCCTCAATCTTCGGCAAGGCT ATAACCTGGAGCTGGAGCTGCAGCGCAGCCTGGGACTGGTAGAGACCATCACTGGCTTCCTCAAAATCAAGCACTCCTTTGCCCTCGTGTCCCTAGGCTTTTTCAAGAACCTCAAACTAATCCGGGGGGACACCATGGTGGATGG GAACTACACTCTGTACGTGCTGGACAACCAGAACCTGCAGCAGCTGGGCTCCTGGGTGGCTGCGGGGCTCACCATTCCCGTGGGCAAGATATACTTCGCCTTCAACCCACGCCTCTGCTTGGAACACATCTACCGCTTGGAGGAGGTGACTGGCACGAAGGGACGGCAAAACAAGGCAGAGATCAATCCCCGCACCAACGGAGACCGAGCTGCCT GCCAGACACGCACCCTGCGCTTCGTGTCCAACGTGACGGAGGCCGACCGCATCTTGCTGCGCTGGGAGCGCTTCGAGCCGCTGGAGGCTCGCGACCTACTCAGCTTCATCGTGTACTACAAGGAGTC CCCATTCCAGAATGCCACAGAGCATGTAGGTCCAGATGCATGTGGGGCCCAGAGCTGGAACCTACTGGACGTGGAACTGCCCCTAAGCCGCACCCAGGAGCCAGGTGTGACCCTAGCCCCGCTGAAGCCCTGGACACAGTACGCAGTGTTTGTGCGGGCCATCACGCTGACCACTGAAGAGGACAGCCCCCACCAAGGAGCCCAAAGCCCCATCATCTACCTCCGAACCTTACCTGCAG CACCCACAGTGCCCCAGGACGTCATCTCCACGTCCAATTCCTCCTCCCACCTGCTGGTGCGCTGGAAGCCACCGACCCAGCGCAACGGAAACATCACCTACTACCTGGTGCTGTGGCAACGCCTGGCAGAGGACAGCGACCTCTACCTCAATGACTACTGCCACCGCG GCTTGCGGCTGCCCACCAGCAACAACGAGCCCCGCTTCGACCGCGAAGACGGGGAGCTCGAGGCCGACAGGGAGCCTGGCTGCTGCCCTTGCCAGCACCCACCTCCTGGGCAGGTCCTGCCACCGCTGGAGGCACAGGAGGCCTCCTTCCAGAAGAAGTTTGAAAACTTTCTACACAACGCCATCACCATCCCCAA ATCCCCTTGGAAGGTGACGTCCATCAATAAGAGCCCTCAAAG GGACTCAGGGAGGCACCGCCGGGCAGCCGGGGCTCTCCGGCTTGGGGGGAACAGCTCGGATTTCGAGATCCAGGAGGACAAAGTGCCCCGGGAGCGAGCGGTGCTGAAGGGCCTGCGCCACTTCACAGAGTACCGGATCGACATCCATGCCTGCAACCACGCGGCGCACACTGTGGGCTGCAGCGCTGCCACCTTCGTCTTTGCACGTACCATGCCCCACA GAGAGGCTGATGGCATCCCAGGGAAGGTGGCCTGGGAGGCAGCCAGTAAGAGCAGTGTTCTCCTACGCTGGCTTGAGCCACCAGACCCCAACGGACTCATTCTCAAGTACGAAATCAAGTACCGCCGCTTGGGAGAGGTAGGTACCCCAGGAGACACCCTAACCCAGCCCCAGTTTGTGCCTCCATCCTCTTCCCAGCCAGCTCTTCTGTGTTGCCCTCAGGAGGCCACAGTGCTGTGTGTGTCCCGCCTGCGATATGCCAAGTTTGGGGGCGTCCACCTGGCCCTGCTGCCTCCTGGAAACTACTCGGCCAGAGTTCGGGCAACCTCACTGGCTGGCAATGGCTCCTGGACAGACGGTGTCGCTTTTTACATCCCTGGCCCAG AGGAGGAAGACTCCGGGGGGCTGCACGTCCTTCTCACTGTCACCCCCGTGGGCCTCATGCTGCTCAGCATTCTCGCTGCCCTCGGTTTCTTCTACAGCAAGAAGAG AAACAGCACGCTGTATACCTCTGTGAATCCGGAGTACTTCAGTGCCTCGCATAGTAGGTCTGGGGGTGGCTGGACGGGTGGTGTGggaaagggaggcaggaggggagaagaggcagaCTTCCAGACCATCTTGGAGAAGGCAGCCTTGGGACCCGAGCCcttcagaagagaagagaagtggGTGGAGGTGTGGCAGAGAGCAGTACGCTCGCCTTGTGACTCCCACTTCCTCTCAGTGTACATCCCTGATGAGTGGGAGGTGCCTCGGGAGCAGATCTCCATAATCCGGGAACTGGGCCAGGGCTCTTTTGGGATGGTATACGAGGGGCTGGCACAAGGACTTGAGGTTGGAGAGGAGCTCACGCCCGTGGCCCTGAAGACGGTGAATGAGCTGGCCAGCCCACGAGAACGCATTGAGTTCCTCAAGGAAGCCTCTGTCATGAAGGCATTCAAGTGTCACCATGTG GTACGTCTCCTGGGTGTGGTGTCTCAGGGCCAGCCAACTCTGGTCATCATGGAGTTAATGACCCGGGGGGACCTCAAGAGCCATCTTCGATCTTTGCGGCCTGAGGCAGAG AACAACCCTGGGCTCCCTCGGCCGGCACTGGGAGATATGATCCAGATGGCTGGTGAGATCGCGGACGGCATGGCCTACCTCGCTGCCAACAAGTTTGTGCACCGAGACCTGGCGGCCCGAAACTGCATGGTGTCCCAGGACTTCACCGTCAAGATCGGGG ACTTCGGGATGACTCGAGATGTGTATGAGACAGACTATTACCGCAAGGGCGGGAAGGGGCTGCTGCCTGTGCGCTGGATGGCCCCTGAGTCCCTCAAAGATGGAATCTTCACCACCCACTCGGATGTCTG GTCATTTGGCGTGGTGCTCTGGGAGATTGTGACCCTGGCTGAACAACCCTACCAGGGCCTATCCAATGAGCAGGTGCTCAAGTTCGTCATGGATGGCGGGGTCCTAGAGGAGCTGGAGAGCTGTCCCGTTCAGCT gcaGGAGCTGATGCACCGCTGCTGGCAGCAGAACCCGCGCCTGCGCCCAACTTTTACCCACATCCTGGACAGCATACAGGAAGAGCTGCGGCCCTCATTCCGCCTCCTTTCCTTCTATTACAGCCCAGAGTGCCGGGGGGCCCGGGCCTCGCTGCTGCCCACAGATGCAGAGCCCGACTCCCCGCCAGCCCCTAAAGGGGCTTCCTCAGACTTCAGCCCCCAAAATGGGGGTCCAGGGCACTGA